Within the Anguilla anguilla isolate fAngAng1 chromosome 19, fAngAng1.pri, whole genome shotgun sequence genome, the region ctttagtcgGCAAATCCCACCActaaagacaccaacttgttccccatgacatcagttttccaacaatacaaaacgaGATTACATTGTATTGAGGAGAACCTACGTTGTACACAATGCTGATCCAATCAGacgttttgcaactgagcactgtctctttagCACGCCTGCCGattccctgtcagcacagtaaacagtctgttttcctttgaggGTCCGGTGTgggatgagaaaaaaatgagatgaCTAACCAGATGTCCGCGCTGCGTCAGAGCTTGAGAACAGTGCAATGACATCCTGGAAtgttctgagtttttttttttttaaagggacacTCCCCATATTTAAAGAGAAGCCCAGGGGTTTTGGTACACATTGGAGCTTTGCATACCTCATATTGGGTGGAGCTACAATAAGCTGTCAATCACATGACTTGTCAGTCACAAACAGATGAACACGTATTGCTTTCCTTTCTGTGTAACGCTTTTTCCGAGCGTCACTCTGCTCTATGTAACACCActctccctcccgccccgctgttcccctctctctccctcagtgttCGAGAACAAGGACAAGATCGTGATCGTGATGGAGTACGCCAGCAAGGGCGAGCTGTACGACTTCATCAGCGAGCGCCACAGGCTGAGCGAGAGGGAGACGCGCCGCTTCTTCAGACAGATCGTCTCCGCCGTGCACTACTGCCACaaggtgagggggagggtgcTAACCACGCTAACCGTGCTAACCGCGCTAACGGCGTAACAGCACGCCAGTGTTACAGCGTGACGTGCTAACAGCGTTGACCATGAGAACTGCGCTAACAGCGCTAACCGCGCTAACGGCACGAACCATGCTAACCACGCTAACTGCGCTAACTGCGCTAACAGTGCTAATGGCGCTAACGGCGTAACAGCTCGCCAGTGTTACAGCGTGACGTGCTAACAGCGCTAACCGTGCTAACGGCACTAACCGTGCTAACCGCGCTAACTGCGCTAACAGCGCTAACAGTGCTAATGGCGCTAACGGCGTAACAGCTCGCCAGTGTTACAGCGTGACGTGGTAAGCGCTCAGGAAGTGTGTGCAGGTTGCTGAATGTGTCCCCTTGTCCTCTTTCAGAACGGGGTGGTGCACAGGGACTTGAAACTGGAAAACGTGCTACTGGACGAAAACTGCAACATTAAGGTAAGACCGGAGCCCCCGTTATCTGctgcaggtgcattgtgggtaaagcCATGCAAGACGACTGGCCAGTTCCCCTCAGCACTGTTATGTTCTTACGTTCGTCACTACGTTCTTCCTTCCTGAGCGTACGCATCATCCGACTGTCATCTGCAGGAATTTCTCTGCCAGCGAATAGAAaacagggggtggggctagCTGGAAacccaggggggggggggggggggggggggtaggctgtCTGACTGTGTGCAGGGCCAGCAGGGATTACACACAGCTAGTCCCTTAACTTTCGGAAAACCTGAAACGGGGAAGGGCCGCCGTTTGACGTTGCtcgttcctcctctcctcttcccgcCAGATCGCCGATTTCGGCCTTTCTAACCTCTACCACAAAGACAGGCTCCTCCAGACCTTCTGCGGGAGCCCCCTCTATGCCTCGCCGGAGATCGTGAACGGGAGGCCGTATCGCGGCCCGGAGGTACGCAGAGCACGGGGCGTAAACacgctcacttcctgtgagaGCGCGGTGTAAACACGGctccaaatgtattttttcccccatttaaaCACTTGAAGGAACAGGGTAACGGGGCGTTGTGTGCTGGGCAGGTGGACAGCTGGGCGTTGGGGGTGCTGCTGTACACGCTCGTCTACGGGACCATGCCGTTCGACGGAGGAGACCACAGGAACCTCATCCGCCAAATCAGCAACGGGGAGTACCGCGAACCCACCCAGTCCTCAGGTACCGCCCGGAGGAAGTGTGTATGCTAATATTGTTAATGCAGTGTGCCGTATGCTTGTGCATCCCTTTCTCATGTACCACGCGTACAGGATCGATTGCAGTTGTTTTCCTCGCatcgtaaataaatgtgtgaccCCTCCCTTCTGCATGACTCCTCCCCTCTGTTTGATCCGTCCCCTCTGTGTGACTCCTCAGATGCGCGCGGCCTGATTCGCTGGATGCTGATGGTGAACCCGGAGAGGCGGGCCACGGTGGAGGACATCGCCAGCCACTGGTGGGTGAACTGGGGGTGCAAGAGCAGCGTGTGCGACTGCGAGCCGCGCCGCGACGCTGGGGGGGCCCCGACGCTCGCCCCCTTCATCCGCCGCCCGGGCCGCGGCgagccccaccccgccccgcccgagACCGGCCCCTTCCCCGATCAGCGGCCCAAGAAGGCCAAgaaggaggaggcggcggcggcctgcgggggggcggaggagaaggCGGGGCTTAAGAGGCCGAAGAGCATCCTGAAGACCAGGTCCTCCCACAGCCAGGTGGCGCCAGacccggccgccgccgccccgcaCGCCCAGGAGGGGGGGTCGGCGTCCAGCCccgagagggaggaagaggagccggCTTTGGCGGGGGGGTCCCCCCCGAAGATGGCGCCGTCCCTCCCCAAGAAGGGCATCCTGAAGAGCAGCCGGCAGCGGGAATCCGGGTACTACTCCTCGCCCGAGCGCAGCGAGTCCTCCGAGCAGCTGGGGGGCGCCGTTCTGCTGGCTCGCGCCGGCTCGCCGCCCAAGAGAGCCGCCGGCCGGAAGAGCATCCTGAAGCGCGACGGGAAGTACTCGGCCCGCGGCGGCCCGCCGGCGGGGGAGCCGGCCCCCGGGGACTCGGGGCTGTCCCGCAGCCAGAGCCGGCCCTCCAGCATGGTGGGCGACGCACCGGGCCTCTCGGCCGCTGCTCTCGGCGGGGCGGAGTGGccccccaccgccgccgcctccgccgccgcccggCCCAACATCCGGCCCTGCGTCTCCGCCGAGAACCTGCTCCAGCTGGCCGGCTTCCGGGGCCccctgggggcggggcgtggggggcgggggcggcgcgGGTCCCCCGGGGACGACGGCAGCTTCTCGCTGCTGGAGGACCTGGACGATGTGACTCAGGTGTACCAGCAGGCCCTGGACATCAGCGGCAGCCTGAGCTAGAGCCCcggcaggggggcggagccatgtggggtggggggggggggtggtttccCTGACGACCAGTATACT harbors:
- the LOC118219277 gene encoding NUAK family SNF1-like kinase 1; its protein translation is MEAASISSIGLSGPGAEQAQGSSGKSRGDKQIPPSSGEPSPTADGGARRSGVKKHHHKHNLKHRYELLETLGRGTYGKVKKAIEIHTGRKVAIKSVRKEKIKDEQDMAHIRREIEIMSSLRHPHIISVYEVFENKDKIVIVMEYASKGELYDFISERHRLSERETRRFFRQIVSAVHYCHKNGVVHRDLKLENVLLDENCNIKIADFGLSNLYHKDRLLQTFCGSPLYASPEIVNGRPYRGPEVDSWALGVLLYTLVYGTMPFDGGDHRNLIRQISNGEYREPTQSSDARGLIRWMLMVNPERRATVEDIASHWWVNWGCKSSVCDCEPRRDAGGAPTLAPFIRRPGRGEPHPAPPETGPFPDQRPKKAKKEEAAAACGGAEEKAGLKRPKSILKTRSSHSQVAPDPAAAAPHAQEGGSASSPEREEEEPALAGGSPPKMAPSLPKKGILKSSRQRESGYYSSPERSESSEQLGGAVLLARAGSPPKRAAGRKSILKRDGKYSARGGPPAGEPAPGDSGLSRSQSRPSSMVGDAPGLSAAALGGAEWPPTAAASAAARPNIRPCVSAENLLQLAGFRGPLGAGRGGRGRRGSPGDDGSFSLLEDLDDVTQVYQQALDISGSLS